One region of Thiomonas intermedia genomic DNA includes:
- a CDS encoding methyltransferase domain-containing protein, protein MDRPDQFLEAQQQARWLAAVACARDRLARFPPPYIWQEAARRMAERLPLLRMQARRVLDAGCAWGDGLDLLHKQYPEAQVLGYEPSPRLAQIAARRFARSGWARWFGRPHLVQVQAVDAADPEYPALADILWSNLYLDWQRDRAPVLAAWRRQLLPEGALFFTTFGPDTLKELGEVCRILDHPSQPMAFSDMHDLGDELVQAGFADPVMDMELVRMTWSSAEAALEELRALGAVPHGAHAPGLRTPRAWQKLVQALNDTRQSDGRITLTFELIYGHAFRPRTERAREGAATFDLEQLRNTARQPGLPSPRRER, encoded by the coding sequence ATGGATCGCCCCGATCAATTTCTCGAAGCGCAACAGCAAGCCAGGTGGCTGGCGGCCGTGGCCTGCGCGCGTGATCGGCTGGCGCGGTTTCCGCCACCCTACATCTGGCAGGAAGCGGCGCGGCGCATGGCTGAGCGCTTGCCGCTGCTGCGCATGCAGGCGCGTCGGGTGCTCGATGCGGGCTGTGCCTGGGGAGACGGGCTGGACTTGTTGCACAAACAGTATCCCGAGGCACAGGTCCTCGGCTACGAGCCTTCGCCCAGGCTGGCGCAGATTGCGGCGCGGCGCTTTGCCCGATCAGGTTGGGCGCGCTGGTTCGGGCGCCCCCATCTGGTGCAGGTGCAGGCGGTCGATGCCGCCGACCCCGAGTACCCCGCGTTGGCCGACATCTTGTGGTCCAACCTCTATCTCGACTGGCAGCGGGATCGCGCGCCCGTGCTGGCCGCGTGGAGACGGCAACTTCTGCCGGAGGGCGCTCTGTTCTTTACCACCTTCGGGCCCGATACGCTCAAGGAACTCGGCGAGGTCTGCCGCATCCTGGATCATCCGTCGCAGCCCATGGCGTTTTCCGATATGCACGATTTGGGCGACGAGCTGGTTCAGGCGGGTTTTGCCGATCCGGTCATGGACATGGAGCTCGTGCGCATGACCTGGTCGAGCGCAGAGGCGGCGCTGGAGGAGCTGCGCGCGTTGGGAGCCGTGCCGCATGGTGCCCATGCCCCTGGGCTGCGCACCCCGCGTGCCTGGCAGAAACTGGTGCAGGCGCTGAACGACACCCGGCAAAGCGACGGCCGCATCACTCTGACCTTCGAGCTGATTTATGGGCACGCGTTCCGTCCCCGTACCGAACGCGCGCGTGAGGGTGCGGCCACGTTCGACCTTGAGCAATTGCGCAACACTGCGCGTCAACCCGGATTGCCGAGCCCTCGCCGTGAGCGCTAA
- the ctaD gene encoding cytochrome c oxidase subunit I: MSAVIDHAPPSAHAGDHAHEHPHGIRRWLFSTNHKDIGTMYLLFALWMLFEGGILALGIRTELWKPYVWLLNPELFNAFSTMHGIMMIFGSVMPALVGFANWMIPLQIGAPDMAFPRLNNLSFWLLIPAAILLTASFFVPGGAPGVGWTLYAPLTIQQGMGMDLVIFAIHLMGASSIMGSINIIVTILNLRAPGMTLMKMPLFVWTWLITAYLLLAIMPVLAGAVTMTLTDRHFGTSFFSASGGGDPVLYQHLFWFFGHPEVYVMILPVFGIVSSVIPAFARKRLFGYSSMVYASASIAILSFLVWAHHMFTAGMPTTGQLFFMYATMLIAVPTGVKVFNWVATMWRGSMTFETPMLFAVGFIFVFTLGGFTGLMLAMVPIDTQLHNTYFVIAHFHYVLVAGSLFGIFMGFYYWAPKWSGVMYNETAGKIHFWTSMISFNIAFFPQHFLGLAGMPRRYVAYPVQFTDFNQISTIGAWLFGLSQAYFLFAVVIPVLRGKGEKAPQRPWEGAEGLEWEIPSPAPFHTFETPPKLNADATRVLGYN; this comes from the coding sequence ATGAGCGCAGTCATCGATCACGCCCCGCCATCAGCTCACGCTGGTGACCATGCACACGAACATCCCCACGGCATCCGCCGCTGGCTGTTCTCCACCAACCACAAGGACATCGGCACGATGTACCTGTTGTTCGCCTTGTGGATGTTGTTCGAGGGCGGCATTCTTGCCCTGGGCATCCGCACCGAGCTGTGGAAGCCCTATGTGTGGCTGCTGAACCCCGAGTTGTTCAATGCCTTCTCGACGATGCACGGCATCATGATGATTTTCGGCTCGGTCATGCCCGCGTTGGTAGGTTTCGCCAACTGGATGATCCCGCTGCAGATCGGCGCGCCCGACATGGCCTTCCCGCGTCTTAACAATCTCAGCTTCTGGCTGCTGATTCCTGCGGCCATTCTGCTCACCGCCTCGTTCTTCGTGCCGGGCGGCGCTCCCGGCGTGGGTTGGACGCTTTACGCTCCGCTGACCATTCAGCAGGGCATGGGCATGGATCTGGTGATTTTCGCCATCCACCTGATGGGCGCATCGTCGATCATGGGCTCCATCAACATCATCGTCACGATTCTGAATTTGCGCGCCCCTGGCATGACGCTGATGAAAATGCCGCTGTTCGTCTGGACCTGGCTGATCACCGCCTACCTGCTCCTGGCCATCATGCCCGTGCTGGCTGGCGCTGTCACCATGACACTGACCGACCGCCATTTCGGCACCAGCTTCTTCAGTGCATCCGGAGGCGGTGACCCGGTGCTGTACCAACACCTGTTCTGGTTCTTCGGGCACCCCGAGGTCTACGTGATGATTCTGCCGGTCTTCGGCATCGTCAGCTCGGTCATTCCTGCGTTTGCCCGCAAGAGGCTCTTCGGCTACAGCTCGATGGTGTATGCCTCGGCCTCCATCGCCATCCTGTCCTTCCTGGTCTGGGCGCACCACATGTTCACCGCCGGCATGCCCACGACCGGCCAGTTGTTCTTCATGTACGCCACCATGCTGATCGCCGTGCCCACCGGGGTGAAGGTGTTCAACTGGGTGGCCACCATGTGGCGCGGTTCCATGACGTTTGAAACCCCGATGCTGTTTGCTGTCGGCTTCATCTTCGTGTTTACCCTGGGCGGCTTCACCGGTCTGATGCTGGCCATGGTGCCGATCGACACCCAACTCCACAACACCTACTTCGTGATCGCCCACTTCCATTATGTGCTGGTCGCCGGTTCACTGTTCGGCATTTTCATGGGCTTCTATTACTGGGCGCCCAAGTGGAGCGGTGTGATGTACAACGAGACCGCCGGAAAGATTCACTTCTGGACTTCGATGATCTCATTCAACATCGCCTTCTTCCCGCAGCATTTCCTGGGTCTGGCGGGTATGCCGCGCCGTTATGTGGCTTACCCGGTGCAGTTCACCGACTTCAACCAGATTTCTACCATCGGTGCCTGGCTGTTCGGTTTGTCGCAGGCCTACTTCCTGTTTGCCGTGGTGATTCCGGTGTTGCGTGGCAAGGGTGAGAAAGCGCC
- a CDS encoding ComF family protein, translated as MSARERPILPASRWSALWPGRCAHCDARSSQPLCKACMQQDLPQRPRCRSCGVAVAEHGQVCGQCLLHPPPWAGALTLGDYRFPNDQFILRMKFGAEPALGRWFGDLLGARWLEAGLPSPDLIVPVPLSRERLLERGFNPAWEMARRIGHALDRTGNAHDLQRVRHGTAQSSLPLDARSRNIRGAYACSARWDGQTLLLVDDVMTSGATLHEASRVLLRQGAAAVWVAFALRTPRELNP; from the coding sequence ATGTCCGCACGCGAGCGTCCTATTCTGCCTGCCTCACGCTGGTCAGCGCTGTGGCCGGGCCGTTGCGCGCACTGCGATGCCCGCAGCAGCCAGCCCCTTTGCAAGGCCTGCATGCAGCAGGACTTGCCCCAGCGTCCGCGCTGCCGCAGCTGCGGTGTCGCGGTGGCCGAGCACGGGCAGGTGTGCGGGCAGTGCCTGCTGCACCCGCCGCCGTGGGCCGGCGCGCTGACCCTGGGCGACTACCGCTTTCCCAACGACCAGTTCATCCTGCGCATGAAATTCGGTGCCGAACCGGCCCTTGGTCGCTGGTTCGGAGATCTGCTCGGCGCCCGCTGGCTGGAGGCGGGGCTGCCCAGTCCCGACCTCATCGTGCCCGTTCCGCTGTCGCGCGAACGGCTTCTGGAGCGCGGGTTCAATCCCGCCTGGGAGATGGCAAGACGAATCGGCCATGCGCTGGACCGCACCGGCAACGCCCACGATCTGCAGCGCGTGCGCCATGGCACCGCGCAGAGCAGCCTGCCGCTGGACGCGCGCAGCCGCAACATCCGTGGCGCCTACGCCTGTTCCGCGCGCTGGGACGGCCAGACCCTGCTCCTGGTGGATGACGTGATGACCTCGGGTGCCACGCTGCACGAGGCCTCCCGCGTGCTGCTGCGCCAGGGCGCGGCTGCGGTCTGGGTCGCCTTCGCGCTGCGCACCCCGCGCGAGCTCAACCCATGA
- a CDS encoding enoyl-CoA hydratase, translating to MSQVQVELRSGVLHIVFDRPEKKNALTLAMYEAANEAFERAATDTQVKAVLIAGEGSSFTAGNDLQDFLSAPPQGEEAPVLQFLRHLAGLDKPLVAAAQGFAVGVGTTLLMHCDLVYAAEDAQFVLPFVHLGLCPEAASSLLLPQIAGYQRAAEKLLLGEPFDAAEALAMGLVNRVLPAENLREFAVAQAEKFSRLPAPSLRATKRLLKGLGDQGPQAVLARMRSEEAVFQALLGAPAAREAMMAFLQKRKPDFSSIT from the coding sequence ATGAGTCAGGTGCAAGTGGAGTTGCGCAGCGGGGTGCTGCACATCGTGTTTGATCGCCCCGAAAAAAAGAACGCGCTGACCCTGGCGATGTACGAGGCGGCCAACGAGGCCTTCGAGCGTGCCGCGACGGACACGCAAGTGAAGGCGGTGCTGATAGCAGGCGAAGGCAGCAGCTTCACCGCGGGCAACGATCTGCAGGATTTCCTCTCGGCGCCGCCGCAGGGCGAGGAGGCGCCGGTGCTGCAGTTTCTGCGTCATCTCGCGGGGCTGGACAAGCCTCTGGTTGCGGCCGCCCAGGGCTTTGCCGTGGGCGTGGGGACGACGCTGCTGATGCACTGCGACTTGGTGTATGCCGCTGAAGATGCGCAGTTCGTTCTGCCCTTCGTGCATCTGGGCCTGTGCCCGGAGGCGGCGTCCAGCCTGCTGCTGCCGCAGATTGCCGGTTACCAGCGCGCGGCCGAGAAGCTCTTGCTGGGCGAGCCTTTCGATGCCGCAGAAGCCTTGGCCATGGGTCTGGTCAATCGCGTGCTCCCCGCTGAAAACCTGCGTGAGTTCGCCGTGGCGCAGGCCGAGAAGTTTTCCCGCCTTCCGGCCCCGTCGCTGCGCGCAACCAAGCGTCTGCTCAAAGGGTTGGGCGATCAGGGGCCGCAAGCGGTGTTGGCACGCATGCGTTCAGAAGAGGCGGTGTTTCAGGCGCTGCTGGGCGCGCCGGCCGCCCGCGAGGCGATGATGGCGTTCTTGCAGAAGCGCAAACCCGATTTCTCGTCCATCACCTGA
- the coxB gene encoding cytochrome c oxidase subunit II, with protein MKALHQIRLATAASLLGVVGAAHAAVESLPGGPQVLGLYFQNPVSPMAKEEKFLMDMMLWVCLGIGIVVFGAMFYSVFKHRKSKGAVSAHFHESTKVEIAWTIIPILIVIAILVPATRTVIAQENHSDSFMTVKATGAQWKWGYDYMAGPGKGISFWSTLTTPDSEIYEGKDLPNNFVLAVDHELVVPVNKKIKIVTTSDDVLHGFYVNALGVQMDAIPGFVRSTWFTAEKTGTYYGQCAQICGKYHAFMPIVIKVVTMPEYEQWVAQWKKAHPDSTPPADGAAPSNT; from the coding sequence ATGAAAGCATTACATCAAATCCGTCTGGCAACCGCAGCTTCCCTGCTGGGCGTCGTGGGCGCGGCCCATGCCGCAGTGGAAAGTCTGCCAGGTGGGCCGCAGGTCCTGGGTCTGTATTTCCAGAACCCGGTTTCGCCCATGGCCAAGGAAGAAAAATTCCTGATGGACATGATGCTCTGGGTCTGCCTGGGTATTGGCATCGTGGTGTTTGGTGCGATGTTCTATTCCGTGTTCAAGCATCGCAAATCGAAGGGCGCCGTTTCCGCGCACTTTCATGAGAGCACCAAGGTTGAGATCGCCTGGACCATCATTCCGATCCTGATCGTGATCGCCATCCTGGTTCCCGCCACCCGCACCGTGATCGCCCAGGAAAACCACAGCGACTCCTTCATGACCGTCAAGGCAACGGGCGCACAGTGGAAGTGGGGCTACGACTACATGGCCGGCCCGGGCAAAGGCATTTCTTTCTGGTCCACCCTGACCACGCCTGACTCCGAAATCTACGAAGGCAAGGATCTGCCCAACAACTTCGTGCTGGCCGTCGATCACGAGCTGGTCGTGCCGGTGAACAAGAAGATCAAGATCGTCACCACGTCCGACGACGTGCTGCACGGTTTTTACGTCAATGCGCTGGGCGTCCAGATGGATGCCATTCCCGGCTTCGTGCGCTCGACCTGGTTTACGGCCGAAAAGACGGGCACCTACTATGGCCAGTGCGCCCAGATCTGCGGCAAGTACCACGCGTTCATGCCCATCGTCATCAAGGTGGTGACGATGCCCGAGTATGAGCAATGGGTTGCGCAGTGGAAAAAGGCCCATCCCGACAGCACGCCGCCTGCCGACGGTGCTGCGCCGAGCAATACCTGA
- the trmL gene encoding tRNA (uridine(34)/cytosine(34)/5-carboxymethylaminomethyluridine(34)-2'-O)-methyltransferase TrmL → MFHIVLVEPEIPPNTGNVIRLCANTGCTLHLVEPLGFSLDDRQLRRAGLDYHEYAPLQTHASWDAMVAALQPRPERMFAFTTRGSRLIGSARFEPGDCFVFGAETRGLPEAVRERFAPEQRLRLPMLEGQRSLNLSNSVAVTVFEAWRQHGYAGGL, encoded by the coding sequence ATGTTTCACATCGTTCTCGTCGAACCCGAAATTCCGCCCAATACCGGCAACGTCATCCGACTGTGCGCCAACACCGGCTGCACCCTGCATCTCGTCGAACCGCTGGGCTTTTCGCTGGACGACCGCCAGCTTCGCCGTGCCGGGCTCGACTATCACGAGTACGCACCCCTGCAAACCCATGCCAGTTGGGATGCCATGGTGGCGGCACTGCAGCCACGGCCCGAACGCATGTTCGCCTTCACCACGCGCGGCAGCCGACTGATCGGGTCGGCGCGCTTCGAACCGGGCGACTGCTTCGTCTTCGGCGCCGAAACCCGCGGCCTGCCCGAAGCCGTGCGCGAGCGGTTTGCGCCCGAGCAGCGCCTGCGCCTGCCCATGCTCGAGGGCCAGCGCAGCCTGAACCTGTCGAACTCGGTGGCCGTCACCGTCTTCGAGGCCTGGCGACAGCATGGTTACGCGGGCGGCCTCTGA
- a CDS encoding DUF2244 domain-containing protein — MHNVDHPRIASEPELQGSPVAEAPVLRVPDVDECWLRDWVFRRNCSMSPQQLVVFFASLCVVSLIVASIAWDVGGALVMPFTGIELAAVGAALLVYGRHATDRERVRLSAQQLQVEWENAGVVQTVSFNPQWVRVSLPASGLIEVTSAGRTAYIGRYARPERRAVLARDLRAALRGL, encoded by the coding sequence ATGCACAACGTCGATCATCCGCGAATCGCATCAGAGCCTGAGTTACAGGGCAGTCCTGTGGCCGAGGCTCCAGTGCTCCGCGTGCCGGATGTCGATGAGTGCTGGCTGCGGGACTGGGTGTTCCGCCGCAATTGCTCCATGTCGCCGCAGCAGTTGGTGGTGTTTTTCGCCTCGCTGTGTGTTGTGTCCCTGATCGTGGCGTCCATTGCTTGGGATGTGGGCGGTGCTCTGGTGATGCCGTTCACAGGCATCGAACTGGCTGCGGTGGGTGCGGCGCTGCTCGTTTATGGCCGTCATGCCACGGACCGTGAGCGTGTGCGCTTGTCGGCGCAGCAGTTGCAGGTGGAATGGGAAAACGCCGGCGTGGTGCAGACGGTGAGCTTCAACCCCCAGTGGGTGCGGGTATCGCTGCCGGCCAGCGGGCTGATCGAGGTGACATCGGCCGGCCGAACGGCCTACATTGGCCGGTATGCGCGCCCTGAACGGCGGGCTGTGCTGGCAAGAGATTTAAGGGCTGCCTTGAGGGGCCTTTGA